CTGCTTAGCTGCTTGATCTACACACACCCTTTTGCTGAGGCTCTGTTTCCCAGCGCTCTGGTAAACCAGTGACCTCCTTCCCTCATAATACCGCATGAAGCAGGACATCTGAAAGCCTAGTATTAGTGAACACTGGACAATTATGCTGGAAATTGGAATAAGGTAATACTGGTCAAGCTGGTTAGTCTGGACAAGGTCTAGAGGGCTCCTCTATCTCAAGCATGGGTGGTAATGACAGTGGAGTGAGAAGATCAGGCAGGACAAGGGACTACTGAGATCATTTCAGTAAATCATTGAGAACCACAGAAacaatcagagggctggagcacctccccatgaagccaggctgaggaaattggggttgttcagcctggatcagaggaggctctgaggtgatctcatagcaaccttccaatatctaaAGGGGCCTACAGtaaagctggggtagggctttttgcatgggtgtgcagtgagaggacaagaggatatggtttcagacttgaagaggagagatttaggttagacattaggaaaaaattatttcctgtgagagtggtgagacactggaacaggctgcccaaggaagctgtggctgtcccctcagttcaaggccaggttggatggggccttgagcaacctgatctagagagaggtgtccctgcccatgcaggggggttggaactgtaTGAGCTTTACAGTCCCTTTCAACacaaaccattttgtgattctatgacctccATGAGAATTAGAAACCACTGGtaatccattttcctttttttgtggcTGAACTACAAAGAAATTAACTGGAATTACAGTCTGCAGGTGATTTAAAGCTCTATATAAGTAATGCTTTAAACAAGTGATTATAATTTCTCTTTGTAAAGTCTTCTGGAAATCAACTGTAATTTTATAAAGTCACAGTCTTGAAAATCTACCCACACAAGACCTGTGTTCTACACAAAGTTAAAAGCATGCAAGCCTTTTGGATGATGTAATGCTGACATACAGCTGCATAGAGACAATACTGAAATTTGTTCAAAAGAAGACGGGAAAATTAGAAGGTGCAtggctgtttttttaatgaagatatgctgataatttaaaaatccaggaGGTAGGTGCACCTAAGAACATACTACATAAATTCTGATGCAGAGTCTGAAGTTGATATTGTAGTTCGGCACACATGCATTTATTCTGCATAGTGAGACAGAACTAATTGCTTGCATCCAAGAATGTGCCGAGCATGAAAATTAAAGgcaattaaaaatgaaacttccCAATTAGTGTTCACCTCCTACCTATATTTTCCAGGTATAAGACATTATGAAAATCAGcaccaaaataaaaagtcagCTTAACACTGTAAAATGCACTTACGTCTCTTAATTATAAAATAGCTGCCACTATGTAGTTTGTTTCTCACCTTCCATAGTCATGAGCTAACTGCAAACACAGCTCCCTCTGCAGTTTTAATGTTAGGCAGAAACACAGAACACAAATCCCTGGATGCAAAAGTTTGGTTAAGTGCTTTGAAATGCAGCACCGTGAGAAAGAGCAAGATATACCAGATAGGTAAGAGAGCCTGTCACAAAGGCTGTCCTGTAAATTTGTAGGAAAAGGGAGGGCTAGCAGGTTTCTGGATTACAGGAGAGGTGAAGTACAAGTCCCTGAACCCCTGAATCCTGAACGTTATTTGCTGAATTATTATGTGAAGTGAGCCTTGACAGGGCTCCTGTGCGCATATGCACAGAACTGAGGATGTGAGATAACGTCAAATGTTTTGAGTGCTGAGGCAAGAATAGACACATGTAAGCCTTCAAAATTTACAGGATGTAAGTTAAGTAACTCAGCATCACTCCCACAGGAGCGGCTACCTCCTGAGCAGTCACTTTTGAGCCAGGGTGGTGGTAGCAGCCCTCGCTTGACAGCCAGAGGTTTGCAGTGGTTGAAGGTGGATGTCAGATGCAGCCCAGTTTCACCAGTATTCCATCCTATAGCCAACAGCGTGGAAGCAATGGGGTGGTGAAGGTGTATGGGGACATCAAGAAAACGGGGAGACAGGCTGTGGGCATGCCCAGGTGTACTTGCACATCCAGGTGGGCCTACGCCCGGGGACACGGTGCTGGGGCTGAGGCCGCCGGGCCCCACCATGCCGCCCCTTGCCTCAGTGTCCCTCTCCTTAGGGTAACACCAGCTTCCTCAAGAGATCCCCTCTTGCTCAACGACCATCGTCGATGCCTAAGCGCTTCCGCCGGCCCCTCTCCCGTTCCCCGTGACCCCGTCTGGACCCGCCGCCCAGACTCGGCCGCTCCCACTGCCTTCCTCGCCTGGCGGCAGCAGTCCCCGCCTCTCGTTCCACAGATATAACCCCAGCTCACCGCGTTCAGCCTCGCCGCTGACCCGCTGGATCGCTCCCTCGAAGATGATGCGCACCGTCGCCGGAGGAcgggggctgctgctgagcgCCCTGCTGTGGTGCTTGGTCGCCGCCGGTGGGTAACGACGGGCGGGCTAGCGGGGGGTACAGGTTCGGGCGGGCGGGACGGGCGGCGGGCTCGATGCCGGAGCGAACTCCGAACCCTAGGGGGAGAGCCCCCCCGCGCCGGAGGGGCCGTTCAGGGCAGCGGCTGTGGCGCTACCCACCCGACGCCGCCTCGGCAGCTCTGCGGGTTGCCGGGGCTGTTTGCTTTCCGGGGAGAAACCCGGAATGTCCGTGGCCGGGTCGGTGCGCGGGAGCGGAGATGCGGGTCGCAGGGCTCGGCAGTTGCAGGCGGCTGCTGGCCTACAGTAACAAGGACCTGCAGGATTTCTTTCCATGGTCCCGATTCGGAGGCGAAGAAGGTGGTGTTTGGAAAAGGAGTAGGATATCGCCCGGTGAAAAACGCTTCCAGAAGTTACAGAGGTTGTGCGGGGTTTTCCACTCCGGCTTTTCCCGGGAAGTTCCCCGGAGCTGCGGCTTCTGGCGGGTCACCGCgacctccccttccctctgcacGGGCCAGGCCAGCCGGGGCAGCCCCGCTCGGATGTAAGCGTGCaggacaatttttaaaaactttatcttcccaaataaataaatggggAAACTAGAAGCTAATGCCTTCTGCGGCAGATAGGGCCAAGGATGATTTTTAGCTACACCGCAATTAGTTGGTGCCTGAACGTTTTCATTAGTATCGTCAAGATTTTGTAGCTTCTTAGGGAAgattcagaaattattcttgGATCAAAAAGGAAGCGCTAGACAGAATTCCACGTAAGTTACCTCAGCAACCTCAGAGTTTCaagtaggaaaataatttttgtctcaTATTTCTCGCTTCTGCCAGTATACATTCCTTCAGCAAGGCGAGCATGAGCCCAGAGGGCAGGACCTAGTCTTTTCCCCCATAAGGACATTTCCAAATGGCAATTAACATCAATTGCTTCACTTAACTAAACAATAACTGCAGGGAACCAGGAATTGCATATAATATGACTGATGGCAcacttttctgtatttaaaggcAACCCAGAACTACCAACAGCTGTTAATATAACTTGGTCTTCAATCAATTTTAAAACTATACTGCAGTGGCAACCAAAACCATCAGGTTACCTCTACACAGTAGAAATACACGGGTAAGTAACTCCAAGGTGTGTCCATTAATGGGGACCAAAGAAGGTGCAAATAGAACGTGGTCGAATGTTTCTGAGGCGGAATGTAACAGAAGAGCCCAACATTAGGATTTGGGAAAATTCCTAACCCAGCTGGTAATATTTCTTTGTATCCAAGTACAAGAATGTCTGAGCCAGGCTTCTGGTTTTGTCTGCTTCATAAACACCAAATTGAACTTTATATCAGTATTTCAGTTTGGAGGTTTGGTGCAGGCCAGCTGCAGTGGTCATCTAGGCCAGAATACTGTGAAGAAGTTGACACTCAATCTAACATACCGTACAATAGACAGAAATTCACCTTTTTATACCTTGAAGGTATCTAGACTGAGTCTTTTCTCTTTAGCCTTGGGAGGAGTATGATAAATTTGAGTCTGCTTTTTATTCTAATTGGTGAATCATAATACATGAACACTTTGTCTTGCTGTCTAATACTAAAAATAACCTTTGTCTATCTACCTCCATTGAGACATTCTCTGTCATCACAGTTTATGATGAGTTTATGTAAGCTATGAAATATTGTGAACATATAAGGCAGTTTATATGAAGTATCTAGCACCTCTTTCAGTACTGCGTAAAAACTTCCATGAAGTTTAGTAATAAATCTGTGATGTTTTTAGCTCTCATATTAACTCATAGATTGTTACGAAGCATGCCCCAAGGGGAAAGAGCATCATTGACTCTCCTACGTATTAATGAAAATATGGTACTGTAGCCTCCTCTGTCTGTAAAAGTGGCATAGTAATGAGAGTTTTCTCAATCATTAATGGATTAAATACTAGTGTAATGGGCTAATGTGCTCTTTTATTCTTTAATGGAGTTAATAAATTAATAGACTTAAAAGCACACACTTAGTAGAAtgaattttattatatttatgaaTCTAGTGTTTCCAGTGATTTGTGCTTGCAAAAAATTGAAGTCTGTTTGCCCAACATTTGGCACAGAATCAGATATAGTTCTGACATGAAGGCACTTCTTTCGACAGGTTGCTCTTATAGATGAAGTGTGCTTAGTTTGCTGTCTTCTCTCTACATTTGCAGAGTTGACTTGTCTGATTACAAAGATCAAGCCTCCTCTGTCCCTTTTCAAGGCATTTCTTAGACACTATTACTAACTGATCTGTGACATCATAGGAAATTTAGTGAAGTGAGAAGGGAATTCAGGCAACCCTTAAATAAAACTTGACCTAATTCACCCTTTCAAAGTGATTTGTGCATCTTCTATTTTGTCAACTGCAGAAAAATCCAAAGTAAGAACTACTTATGGTTTGTCATCAATTTATGTAAAAGATTGAGTTCTTATTTCATATATGTATCCAATAGCATAGTTGGATACATGATTTTCTTGAATCTGCTTTGAATTGTGAAACATAGCTGTACAGGATAGTGTTCTCCaaggtttttcttctctgtttcagCTTAGTACACCTTTTCAGGTGTTCCACTGGATGAGAGTAGTCTATACAGTTTGAGGGGAAAATATGTTCTTTATATGTAAAAGTCAGGTTGGAAAGTGTTGACACTTTCTTATTTCTTGCTCTTTCAGACAGACATatgacaccaaaaaaaaatgtatactgACAGCAAAAACAGAGTGTGATGTTACTGATGTGCTCAGGAATGTACAAGAGACCTATACAGCACACATACTGTCTGTAATGTCCTCGGGGATGGATAACTTTGAAGAACCACCTTTTGCAGCCTCTGAAAAATTTACACCTTACAGCCAGAGTAAGTAGGTTTGCCAACTaaattttacaattaatttcctttcaagATTACTTCAATTGACTTAAAAAAGGTTGAGATTGGGCCTAAACGTTTACCATATATATTCTTACCATAGCCATACTGATACCTGAAATGTTGATGTTCAGGCATAAAGGTTTCCCTGTTGTAGGGGGGTGTGAAGTATTTtagttacaatttttttctcactgtggtGAGAAAACCATTTTATCACTGTGTACTAGATGATATTTGTTAATAATCTAGGATTTCACTGGATTACTTTGGGTCAGTAAACTTACAATAGGGTGGGAGCCtaagggaggaagaaaatagaaagtGTTGTGCAGAAATATgatgtcatttttttaaatctaaaaatgtttgtttagCTGTTCTTGGAAAACCGGAGATAAAGAATTACACACAAAAAGGTTCAAAGCTGACTGTTGTGTTCCAAGATCCTCTTACACCATATAAATTTCCTAATGGAAGTTTTAAGAGTGTTCAAGATTTTTTCCAACATGACCTGGAATACAAACTCTATTACTGGAAAGATCAAAGTTCTGGAAAGGTAAGGTCTAACTCTACTTTTTACATATTCTGTAGCTATCTTATAGATACAGAACTTCTGTGCTACCTTAAGAGCAGAGAACACTTTCTTGAcgcatttttttcctttacagaaagatgcaacaacaaaaagccatgAATTTGAAGTCAGTGTTGACAGCACAAAGAACTATTGCTTCTACATACAGGGAATCATTCCCTCCCGCAGAGAAAACCGTAGTGGTCAAGAAAGCACAGTGGTTTGTACCAGTGTAGGAAGAGGCATCTTGGATGGTAGGTATCTGGTGAGCATTGTCATATGGTCTGTAGTGTTTTGATAAAAAGATGCTTCAATCTGAGTATATTTCTGTGTACTTTATCTCCTTAAGTTATGATGCTTGTTATAGAGTAAACTATTCAATGGGTAAAGTGAGAGGATGCAGACTGAACATGGAAACTCATAGGAAGAACTCACATTAAGTAGGAGTCCACCATCTTTACCTAGTTGGAGTTGGTTTTACAATTTTACTAAACCGTTTTGATTAGTTTTAAATTGTCTGAGTTGGAGGCTGGTCACTGAGGCTTCAGGTCTCATCACTAACCTTCAAtttcattggttttgttttctaatagtTTTCCTCAGATCCTTCCAATAGTAGGCCCCATAATAAgtgcttggggggggggttaGCTCTAAAACAGGAGTTCTGAAAACCTGCTTAACCATTGACTTGAAGTGTGAACTGAACTTCAGTTATTATCACAAAAGCAGATGATTTAGTCTAGACTTTATTCTACATTACAAGGTCAGAGGTTGGCAGATTGACTTCTTTACTGGTAAATAAATTAGTGAGTGGTTGGTGAATCAGCCAGTCTAATTCCAGAGAAACAATGTGGATAAAATTTTCTTCAATATAAAGTCAgcaatatttattaaataatatcACATTGCTGTACTACATCTTTCTTCTCCAGGTAAGAATATTAGTAGAAAAGCTCTTCCAAAACTGGCAAATTAACTCTCTTAACTTTCTTATGtagatatattttttgtttatcaCAATAGTTGAATTCTAGTAAATTACAATCTGAAATCTcctttgttggtgttttttagCTTctaacttagaaaaaaaaattcccttggACTTAGTTTCACAGAAATCATGCAGGAGATGGGGAATGGCTTGACTTATTCTTGTGGTGGTAACATGATATTTTAATTCACTACCTGAACTAGGTTATAACCTAGTGTGAACCAGTTGTGAAAAAGTGTGAGCTTTACCTTAGTTCAACAAACTCATCttaaaatgaagtaatttcaCACTAAGGTGGCCATTCCACTTCCATGGTactgtaaaatacagaaagcattttttttagtttagtgGATAGGGGTGTAAGAGTTGTGACATTATGACTTCTGATAACTGaatcttgtgggttttttctccccaacAGAATATGGAACAGAAGTCTTTATCATCATAGCAGTGATAGCAGTTGCAGTCATCACTCTTGCCATTGTCCTGCCAGTGATCCTGTGTAAACgcaagaaagcagaagctgcaagagaaaaagaaccACTTAATGGAGTCTAGGGAGAAATCACCGTGGACACAAGTGGCAGTTCCAAatcaaatcaaacaaacaaacaaacacaacaaaacccatAAATTAGGTAGTTGGGTGGAGCCTTTTAGCCTCTCTGATACAGGAATTTTGAAGCATAAATGTGGATCATCAATCATGTGGATTCAGAATTCATTAATCACAAATGAAAATTCCAAATATCAGGAAGCCCTGTGTCACTAGTGGCTGGAGGCTGGAAAAGTATTCTGGTGAGCTGTTACCATATCCTAACCCTGCTAACATACTCTTCCCAACCTCCTTCTTACTATCTTGTCTGAAGCAGGGTTCTGAACTAGATGTACCTTGAGTTGACCAGGTATAGACATTCTGAAAATATGGCCTTCCTGAGCCAGAAGGTTTATGGTACTTGTTAGGGTAAAAAACACTacttttgaaaaatatgtatcCTTCACCTAACTGAAAggaacattttctgtttctatgaAACAAAACCTGTATTTGTCTGACTTTCTTTCAAGCTTATTAACTGGTGAAATGATGTGCTATTTTAGATGTGACAAAGATGCTACTATTCTGTCTGCACTTTTTGGATAAAATTGACTTTGTCTATTTACCTTTCGATATAGACAAAGgtaaaaaacctgaaactaCTGCACTGGCAAGTGGTAGGGAGCACTCTTGAGGTAGGCAGCTGCTGTCAGTCTGGAAAGCGTATCCGGATTACACTACACCTAGAGTTATACAGAAAGGGAAGTCTGATGGTTCCAAGTAAGTGTTAGAACAAATACTTTGCAATTTTTGAGTCAGTAGTAACTCACTTTATGAGAGCACTGAGTAGGTAGCAgtatttgctgcattttaatcattatttttaattaagctgTTGGTGAATTAATAGTTTACATGGGATAGATTCCAATCAGCTTGGTGATGGGATTTGGAGGTACCTGTTGGTTTGGctatttgaatatttattttataaaggaaaatCTAATTTTTATACTGGTGTTATCTGTATTTATAATggtaatttatatttttatagtaaaataAAGGTGACTGGGAAAATAagactggattttcttttttttaaattaagtacaGCATTTATTCAAGAACTAAATTGAAACTACAATTAAAAAACTAACTTGCAACAGCAGTGTAGACAAGCTGGCAGAAGTCTAAGCAGGAGTCAGCAAAACAGAGCTGCTACCAGAGCACCTACTACCCAAGAGGATAAAAGTATGAGAAGCCACAGTTCACCAACTGCTGAATGCTTCCAGAGAGTCTTGGGTTGCTTTTCAACAGTTTGCTTATGAAAGTGACTCCTCAGTGTCTGCATTCAGAGCTTCTCATGCTAAGGTCATTCCAGACATCTCCTTGGGTGTATGGCTGGCAGCAGTGCCTATGCTGCTTGTGGTAGTGGTACTAATGTGCACCGTGGGGCCTGGGCCAGATATGAGAACTTCTACAACTAATGTTGGTATCTACTGCTGCTGCTAGCAATGGTGATAGGCaccaaaaaaaatataaaaaataaaattgtattttgtttatttatatttatttatatgtattttattgtattttatgttttttattcctgtttaaCAGTCTTCTGTGAAGATGTGAATGTGGTTTATTGGaggatttttgttctttaatttccttttttacagagggaagaaaaacaccACCATCCccccaccaaaaaaatcccatttttcttaatattgcacaataaatgtattttctacaGATGCATAACTCTTGTATGGAGGAGGAATCTTAGAACAGCAATTAAAACCATAAGAGCTTGTAGGagtaactttaaaaacattCCAAAGTTATCATCATTGCTTCCCTTCCCTGTGCTCTTCCTTGGCTTCTTTCAGTGCCAAGCTTAGAAAAGGAAAGAGTGCATAGGAACAGAAAATCCTGTAGGTtacagcaaaacattttttaaactaGACCATGCAGTCAATGGTCATAAAGTACACAGAATGATGATATAAATCATGAATTCTTACTTAAGGTTTTTGATTTGTTCTGgatatgaagaaagaaaaagagagagagagaaaagaaagagagagagagaaaagaaagagagagagagaaagaaaaaataagaaagcaagcaaaaaaagaaagcaaaaaaaagtccCTTAAATGGCATCATGAGCCACTACTGCACAAGTCCTGAGGACCTGAGGCACCCGTGTTCCCTGGCTACAGGATGTTTTCATCCAACAATGCTGAGTAATGACAGTCACGGGGCTCACAGATCCTGTTTCAGAGaagttttttgctgtttgttgaGACAGTTGAGAAAGGGGCTTTTTATGGCAGACTTCCGGAAGTATTATCCCTTGGGTCAGTGTGTTGAGCCCACGCAAAATGTTTTATGCAGAGATTCAGCTTTCTCAGACTAACAGGGTGAGTGAAAAGAGTTGTTGAATAATTCTGTTGTCACTAAGAAGGCAGACTAGGTCCTGTCTACAGCCCAAATGTGGCCACTTCAGCACTGTGTGGATTTAAGACAGAGCCAGTGATCCAGGGAATTgatggaagaaagggaaggcTTTTCCAAGACATGTAAGTTTCCTCACTTGTCTTCTAAGAAGGTTTCTGTAAAGAACCATGTTCCTACTGATGCTCCTGATTTCCCCTCTTCGGCTTTGTTCCTTGTCAGCTGTATCAGAAAAAGGTATCCAGCTCTTTTAAGTGGATAAAAACATTTGCACAGTGCTCTGACACAATATTCATGTTCTCTCCTTACACAAACAAATACATAACATTCCATACTCTAATAAGCCACTTTCATTTATAGTGCTTTTaaaccacatttttcttcagGTGAGTGAACAAAGATTGATATTGTTCTACTACTTTTCTGTCAGCCCTAACAACATTACAGTCAATAACATTACCATGGATGCTTAAAATGAACCACTGTACAGAACTTCATAAATGTATAAATGATAGGTATTTCAGCAAAGAGCCTAGctagtatttattattttattatttattctgtttctaGCAGACTCAGCTAGCTCTCACTCCACTgtgagaaagctgctgctgagaggcATGCAACGATAAGAATGTGATTATAAGCTTAACTTGGATCACTAGTTATGGGGCAACTCAGGACAGAGTTTCTGCATTAAGTGAGAATAAACAGCTGTGACAGATTACCCACTTGGTTCAGTTTTGTAATGCCGATTACTTTCCAGGTTAGTAGTGATTGCTACACAGTTTCAGAGCCTTGTAACACACAGGAATCAGTGGCCTTTTGACAGTACCAGGCCCAAGAGTTGAGTAGTCTTCTACTTGTGCAGTATTTATCTGCATACAAATAAACAGGCTTTCTGTAGCTTACGTTTATCACTGAGGGAGAGACACCTGGTATTCATGCTTGAGAAAAACAGGACTGACAAAAAGAACAACCTGCTAGACAGGACAGAAGCAGGAACTGGCCAGCTGAAAATCTTTCCACAGCCATTAGGTGTGGTGTTATTCACCATGGCATATGCACTCATGCTATATGCTCTTTCCCATACAGAGAAACTGCCACAGAAAGCTGCCcttcccttatctgctggtgtGGTCCCCCAGTGCTCTACAACAGGACACTTACAAAACCTCAGGACAGATGTGCTGAAaatctcctcttccttccatcTTATGATAAGAAATCTTGCCACTAGTGAGATCCTCCCACTTCTTCTGGCACAGGCTCTCTTCCAGCCCACAAGGCCCATTTCAGTGTCTCCCCAAAGGACCCAGAAGGACCATCTTTTCCATGCATTTTCTCAGCCTCCTACTGTAGCTGAATTAGGCAAGTTCATATGAAGATTTGCCTCAGTGGAATGAGAGAAATGGAATTCTTCCATTAACCCTGCCAATACAGACACAGACGTGTTACTGCCTCTAGGTCCTACTTTGTATGTTCAATTGCAGGTACTGTACATGTTTCTCATCTTGTAAAAATTGGTGGCCTACTCATGACATACTTCAGTCATTTGCTCCTGTAGGAAGAATTTGTGCTCCTTATTTCCCCTGGCTCCTTTAAGGATGTTTCCAttcctctcctccatcccttaCTCATTTCCATTACCTTTTCTTCCCCAGAGGTGAACCCACTGTCTCAGGATCTCACTGAAATGAAGAtacaacattttaatgaaatttataTTGCTTAGTCAACAATATATTAATagcacagcagcatttcagtatttttttactcTCTACAGCTTCCTTTGGCCACTCTAATTGGATCAATAACTTCCACAGCTTTCACTAGCACTATCCTGAGTGCCTTTCTCAGTGCACCTTActgatcatccctctgtactcagctctggtgaagctgcatcttgagtactgtgttcagttctctGCACCTCACTataagagggacacagaagtgcaggagcatgtccagagaagggcaacaaagctcatgaagggttatcaggcattggaatggtctgcccaggacagtggtggaatcaccatccctggaggcatttaaaaggcatttggacctggtccttaaggacatggtttagtaaTTAGATTATGGTGCTGGTCAAAACTTGGAGTGGATGATCTtggaagtctcttccaacctaaacattcaATGATTTTATGATCCATATTTGCTTCCATAAAGCATCAAGGGTACAACTAAACCATTATCTGTTACCACCGCAGCTATTGCTACAGTAGTGGAACCACAGACATCACAGATCTGTTCCTTCTTTGCTCTTCATGCTGCTGTATCAAACAGTAGCACTGCACACACCTCTCCGTGAGCCATCTCCAAAATGTTGATTCTGCAACTGCACCTCTGATACTACGCTTCATGTGACATGAAAAGGTGACCCCAAGTGGCAAGAAAAGGCATAATCAGTATGTGAACAATCAAAATTTTCCTTAATACCCATTTTGAATCCATATTCCTCCAAaatttgaaggaaaagagaatgtgGAATGTGCTATATCCTCTCCTAATAAAACACCTAGCTTGAACAGTTCAGGGAGATCTGATaggaagggcaggagcagctctctcCTCACAAAAACTCTCCCTACCTTCTATTTAGTCCTGGTTTCCCTCTGCCAGGTTCTCTTGAGTTTTTATATACCTTGTCTTGTCCACTTTTCAAATGCTGCTGGAAATAAGGCCCCAATTAACAATCCAGCAGGTAGCAAGCAAGAAGTACTTATTTATTGCCAATCATTATTGGCATTATAGGGCTAAAGTCTGCAAAAAATCTACTCCCTTCTGCCAAAGTTCTCCTTTCATCTCAGAAAAATCAGGATAGCTCAGAATTAGGAGATTTTCACACTCAGTGTTAAGCTTCTTACCAGACTTTCCCCTGTAGGcttcaaacagaaaacagattcCTTTTGCTGACCTTCTAGCTTTTAGAGGAATGGACTGAAAACTTCAGAGAAGGGACTAAAGACTTCTACAAGCACTGGAAAATGTGTGTTGTTACTTCACATGGCATAATGTCTGTAAAAGCTCCATAAC
The sequence above is drawn from the Calypte anna isolate BGI_N300 chromosome 8, bCalAnn1_v1.p, whole genome shotgun sequence genome and encodes:
- the F3 gene encoding tissue factor, with the protein product MMRTVAGGRGLLLSALLWCLVAAGNPELPTAVNITWSSINFKTILQWQPKPSGYLYTVEIHGQTYDTKKKCILTAKTECDVTDVLRNVQETYTAHILSVMSSGMDNFEEPPFAASEKFTPYSQTVLGKPEIKNYTQKGSKLTVVFQDPLTPYKFPNGSFKSVQDFFQHDLEYKLYYWKDQSSGKKDATTKSHEFEVSVDSTKNYCFYIQGIIPSRRENRSGQESTVVCTSVGRGILDEYGTEVFIIIAVIAVAVITLAIVLPVILCKRKKAEAAREKEPLNGV